From one Nonomuraea polychroma genomic stretch:
- a CDS encoding nucleoside deaminase encodes MIDIAKEYRVALPAWIDDELATVPALIPGRDDRMRLVHRLADRNWREGDGGPFAALVAERDSGRIVSVGVNVVLASGVSSAHAEVVALGLAQTATGGWDLGGDGSPVHELVVNWRPCIQCYGAAMWSGIRGLVVAGEGPELEEITTFDEGPLGADWAEQFEARGIQVTRDVLRDEALAVFRDYRKAVDADAVTVYNSRGGAE; translated from the coding sequence GTGATCGACATCGCCAAGGAATACCGCGTGGCGCTGCCCGCGTGGATCGACGACGAGCTGGCCACCGTGCCCGCCCTCATCCCCGGCCGCGACGACCGGATGCGCCTCGTGCACCGCCTCGCCGACCGCAACTGGCGCGAGGGCGACGGCGGCCCGTTCGCCGCACTCGTCGCCGAGCGGGACTCCGGCCGGATCGTCTCGGTCGGCGTGAACGTCGTGCTCGCCTCCGGCGTCTCCAGCGCGCACGCCGAGGTCGTCGCGCTCGGACTCGCCCAGACGGCGACCGGCGGCTGGGACCTCGGCGGCGACGGGTCGCCCGTACACGAGCTGGTCGTGAACTGGCGTCCGTGCATTCAGTGTTACGGCGCGGCCATGTGGTCCGGGATACGCGGCCTCGTGGTCGCCGGCGAGGGCCCGGAGCTGGAGGAGATCACCACGTTCGACGAGGGCCCGCTCGGCGCGGATTGGGCCGAGCAGTTCGAAGCACGCGGCATCCAGGTCACCCGGGACGTGCTCCGGGACGAGGCGCTCGCCGTGTTCCGCGACTACCGCAAGGCCGTCGACGCCGACGCCGTCACCGTCTACAACTCCCGCGGAGGTGCCGAATGA
- a CDS encoding DUF5682 family protein, with the protein MAVTFLGVRHHSPACARLVADTIHSVRPAYVLVEGPADMNHRMDELLLGHELPIAVYTSYRDPYRRHGSWTPLCDYSPEWAALTAGRDVGSELRFIDLPAWHPALAEVRNRYADAEARYSEVTGRLCRAFAVDNVDALWDHLFEIEPADGLAERLATYFDLVRGDTQAGSDDMAREAYMAQWIRAAVADAGDRPVVVVTGGFHRPALIRLAEEGDRSWPEMPEPPVDAAVGSYLVPYSFRRLDAFDGYQSGMPSPGYYQHLWESGPADAARRLTEVVTARLRARRQPVSTADLIAARATADGLALLRGHPHPARVDVLDGLAGALVSEAIEAPLPWAVRGPLQAGNHPVIVEMIAALSGDRLGRLHHSTPLPPLVRAVLAVLGGPGEERLDLGREADRERSRLLHRLRVLQIPGVMRTSGPRPAGGTELVERWVLTESDDRLPALIEAGGYGVDPQEAAAAALAERITGADLDQLADVLFDTALCGIGDLTGQVLDDLARAVGAAADLGSLGRTLTVALAMWRHDDLFRTSGSTTLGTVVEAATRRALWLAEGVRGGPAPADLQRIHAVTAVRDALRHAGPSLGLDTHAALGVADRLAACPDAPPDLRGASLGLGWSLRGTAAADPARAVRGAFVPASAGDWLAGLFALAREEVLHTAGMLELLDELVGRMTDDDFLLALPALRQAFGFFPPRERHLIATRLVERRAGGASGWDLMRLDAAPELVAAGMALDERVEAALRREGLITP; encoded by the coding sequence ATGGCGGTCACGTTTCTCGGCGTGCGGCACCACAGCCCCGCCTGTGCCCGGCTGGTCGCCGACACCATTCATTCCGTACGGCCTGCGTACGTGCTGGTCGAGGGCCCAGCGGACATGAACCACAGGATGGATGAGCTCCTGCTGGGTCATGAGCTGCCGATCGCGGTCTACACCAGCTACCGAGATCCGTATCGACGGCACGGTTCATGGACGCCCCTGTGCGACTACTCCCCGGAGTGGGCGGCGCTGACCGCAGGCCGTGACGTCGGCTCCGAGCTGCGTTTCATCGACCTGCCGGCGTGGCATCCGGCGCTGGCCGAGGTCCGCAACCGTTACGCCGACGCCGAGGCCCGCTACAGCGAGGTGACCGGACGGCTGTGCCGTGCCTTCGCCGTGGACAACGTGGACGCGCTGTGGGACCACCTGTTCGAGATCGAGCCGGCCGACGGGCTGGCCGAACGGCTGGCCACCTACTTCGACCTGGTGCGCGGCGACACGCAGGCCGGGTCGGACGACATGGCACGCGAGGCGTACATGGCGCAGTGGATCCGAGCCGCGGTCGCCGACGCGGGCGACAGGCCGGTGGTCGTGGTCACGGGCGGCTTCCACCGCCCCGCGTTGATCCGGCTGGCAGAGGAGGGTGACCGGAGCTGGCCGGAGATGCCGGAGCCGCCCGTGGACGCGGCCGTCGGCAGTTACCTGGTGCCGTACTCGTTCCGGCGGCTGGACGCCTTCGACGGCTACCAGTCGGGTATGCCGTCGCCGGGCTACTACCAGCACCTGTGGGAGTCCGGCCCCGCCGACGCCGCCCGCAGGCTCACCGAAGTGGTGACGGCCCGGCTGCGGGCCCGGCGTCAGCCGGTGTCCACCGCGGACCTGATCGCCGCTCGGGCCACCGCGGACGGGCTCGCGTTGTTGCGTGGTCATCCGCATCCGGCCCGGGTCGATGTGCTGGACGGCCTGGCCGGCGCGCTGGTCAGCGAGGCGATCGAGGCCCCGCTGCCCTGGGCGGTCCGTGGCCCGCTGCAGGCCGGCAACCATCCGGTGATCGTGGAGATGATCGCGGCCCTCAGTGGTGACCGGCTGGGCCGCCTGCATCACTCGACCCCGTTGCCACCCCTGGTCCGCGCGGTTCTCGCGGTATTGGGCGGTCCGGGTGAGGAACGGCTCGACCTTGGCAGGGAAGCCGACCGCGAGCGCAGCCGGTTGCTGCACCGGCTGCGGGTGCTGCAGATCCCCGGCGTGATGCGCACCTCGGGACCCCGCCCGGCAGGCGGTACGGAGCTGGTCGAACGATGGGTGCTGACCGAGTCCGACGATCGGCTGCCCGCACTGATCGAGGCCGGTGGGTATGGCGTGGACCCGCAGGAGGCGGCGGCCGCCGCCCTCGCCGAACGGATCACGGGCGCGGACCTGGACCAGTTGGCCGACGTCCTGTTCGACACGGCGCTGTGCGGCATCGGCGACCTGACCGGACAGGTGCTGGACGACCTGGCGCGGGCTGTCGGCGCGGCGGCCGATCTGGGTTCGTTGGGCCGCACCCTCACCGTCGCCCTGGCGATGTGGCGCCACGACGACCTGTTCCGCACCAGTGGCAGCACCACCTTGGGCACGGTCGTCGAGGCCGCCACCCGCCGGGCGCTGTGGCTGGCCGAAGGTGTGCGCGGTGGCCCCGCACCGGCCGACCTCCAGCGCATCCACGCCGTGACCGCCGTCCGCGACGCCCTCAGACACGCCGGCCCGTCGCTCGGCCTGGACACGCACGCGGCGCTCGGCGTTGCGGACCGGCTCGCCGCCTGCCCGGACGCGCCACCCGACCTGCGTGGAGCGTCGTTGGGGCTGGGCTGGTCACTGCGTGGTACGGCTGCCGCGGACCCGGCCCGGGCGGTACGCGGCGCGTTCGTCCCGGCGTCGGCCGGGGACTGGCTGGCCGGGTTGTTCGCGCTCGCCCGCGAGGAGGTGCTGCACACCGCCGGCATGCTGGAGCTGCTCGATGAGCTGGTCGGAAGGATGACCGATGACGACTTCCTGCTGGCCTTGCCCGCGCTGCGCCAGGCGTTCGGCTTCTTTCCACCCCGCGAACGGCACCTCATCGCCACTCGTCTGGTCGAGCGGCGCGCCGGCGGCGCATCCGGATGGGACCTGATGCGGCTGGACGCGGCACCGGAGCTGGTGGCCGCCGGTATGGCACTGGACGAGCGGGTCGAGGCGGCACTGCGCCGGGAAGGACTGATCACACCATGA
- a CDS encoding sugar phosphate isomerase/epimerase family protein: MTQDDTTEPRFATDIVTFYHPGFWGLDSADAFRDWAVKNPDRFWERVLDALAEAGVSGIELTFAPGDIDSALRAFGDAPSFRRELQARGLSVVSAFMAASAAPDWRHSENLPAIVAEAERHAAFLADVGAELLVAGLPMRTTFGTRPPFFVDAAYMTRMADIAHVAGEAVAQHGVKLAFHTESNSTLWYERDIDLFMALTDPRYVWLCPDSCHIALGGGDPVAVARRHAQRIALAHWKDAVKPIDVELTIDETVFAQQQPYMTELGTGIVDWRAWADAMSRTPGAGIVLIELDEAADPVAALRAGTAVVREARA; encoded by the coding sequence ATGACGCAGGACGACACCACCGAACCGCGCTTCGCGACCGACATCGTCACCTTCTATCACCCGGGATTCTGGGGACTCGACTCCGCCGACGCCTTCCGCGACTGGGCCGTCAAGAACCCCGACCGTTTCTGGGAGCGGGTGCTGGACGCGCTGGCCGAGGCCGGCGTCAGCGGCATCGAGCTGACCTTCGCGCCCGGCGACATCGACTCGGCCCTGCGGGCCTTCGGCGACGCGCCGTCGTTCCGCCGCGAACTCCAGGCCCGAGGCCTGTCGGTGGTGAGCGCCTTCATGGCCGCGAGCGCCGCACCCGACTGGCGGCACAGCGAGAACCTGCCCGCGATCGTCGCCGAGGCCGAGCGACACGCCGCCTTCCTCGCCGACGTGGGCGCGGAACTCCTCGTCGCCGGACTGCCCATGCGGACGACGTTCGGGACGCGCCCGCCCTTCTTCGTCGACGCGGCGTACATGACCCGGATGGCCGACATCGCGCACGTGGCCGGCGAGGCCGTCGCTCAGCACGGCGTGAAGCTGGCCTTCCACACGGAGTCCAACAGCACCCTCTGGTACGAGAGGGACATCGACCTGTTCATGGCGTTGACCGATCCCCGCTACGTGTGGCTGTGCCCCGACTCCTGCCACATCGCACTCGGGGGAGGCGACCCCGTCGCCGTCGCGCGCCGCCACGCGCAGCGCATCGCACTGGCCCACTGGAAGGACGCGGTCAAGCCCATCGACGTCGAGCTCACCATCGACGAAACGGTCTTCGCTCAGCAGCAGCCCTACATGACCGAACTGGGCACGGGCATCGTGGACTGGCGAGCGTGGGCCGACGCGATGTCCCGCACGCCCGGCGCCGGCATCGTGCTCATCGAGCTGGACGAGGCGGCTGATCCCGTCGCCGCGCTCCGGGCGGGGACGGCAGTGGTGCGAGAGGCCCGGGCGTGA
- a CDS encoding ATP-binding protein, with the protein MNEHVQRPPAEIRHADELARLRENDTDDRPPGWALSLRAARRFVLGDEKLGISRKFVGDPSLIDRSLVTLATNRGLMLVGEPGTAKSLLSELLAAAVSGTSTLTIQGGAATTEDQIKYSWNYALLVAEGPSTRSLVAAPLLRGMAEGKVVRFEEITRCPLEVQDCLLSPLSDRVLAVPELTGPDAMVFAQEGFTVIATANTRDRGVNEMSAALKRRFNFETVFPIADFDTELRLVEAEATALLKRSGVGAPPRRDVLEVLVTAFRELREGQTARGDATDRLSGVMSTAEAVSVAHAVGLRGWFLRGEPGTAADLVSCLAGTAAKDNPEDLAKLRRYLEQRWRHGDQWKALYEARHLLPG; encoded by the coding sequence ATGAACGAACACGTCCAGCGGCCCCCGGCCGAGATCCGCCACGCCGACGAGCTGGCCCGGCTGCGGGAGAACGACACCGACGACCGGCCGCCCGGCTGGGCGTTGAGCCTGCGAGCCGCCCGGCGCTTCGTCCTCGGGGACGAGAAGCTGGGCATCAGCCGCAAGTTCGTGGGCGATCCTTCACTGATCGACCGGTCCCTGGTGACGCTCGCGACCAACCGCGGGCTGATGCTGGTGGGTGAGCCGGGCACAGCGAAGTCGCTGCTGTCCGAGCTGCTCGCTGCGGCGGTGAGCGGAACCTCGACGCTCACCATCCAGGGCGGAGCGGCCACCACTGAAGACCAGATCAAATATTCGTGGAACTACGCGCTGCTGGTCGCCGAGGGCCCGTCCACCCGGTCGCTGGTGGCCGCTCCGCTGCTGCGCGGCATGGCCGAGGGCAAGGTGGTGCGCTTCGAGGAGATCACCCGGTGCCCGCTGGAGGTGCAGGACTGCCTGCTGTCACCGCTGTCGGACCGGGTGCTCGCCGTACCGGAGCTGACCGGTCCGGACGCGATGGTGTTCGCCCAGGAGGGGTTCACCGTCATCGCCACCGCCAACACCCGCGACCGCGGCGTCAACGAGATGAGCGCCGCTCTCAAGCGCCGGTTCAACTTCGAGACCGTCTTCCCGATCGCCGACTTCGACACCGAGCTGCGGCTGGTGGAGGCGGAGGCCACCGCTCTCCTGAAGCGCTCAGGCGTCGGCGCGCCGCCACGGCGCGACGTGCTGGAGGTCCTGGTCACCGCGTTCCGGGAGCTGCGCGAGGGGCAGACCGCGCGCGGTGACGCCACCGACCGGCTGTCGGGGGTGATGAGCACCGCCGAGGCCGTCTCGGTCGCGCATGCCGTCGGGCTGCGCGGCTGGTTCCTGCGCGGCGAGCCCGGCACCGCCGCTGACCTGGTCTCCTGCCTGGCCGGCACGGCGGCCAAGGACAATCCGGAGGACCTGGCGAAACTCCGCAGATACCTGGAACAGAGGTGGCGGCACGGCGACCAGTGGAAGGCCCTGTACGAGGCCCGCCACCTGCTGCCGGGCTGA
- a CDS encoding ROK family transcriptional regulator — protein sequence MPGMNQSAVRRVNTSVALRALAVSAGPMTLAALAEHTGLSRRTIELIMDSLVEAGWVTELDRVPTSGNAGRPARRYELRAEHALLAAVCITTSDVSAVIADVRGRILGRAHRLLRAYQDPQVTLDDAAALVLEALDDAGGSTDRLRAGAVASGGAIDDHGVVRRLVHTTRWEGVHLPAELKRRIRVPWFADNDTNLGALAERWRGVAGDHDNVVWAILGNRTGLGILIRGAVHRGLDGSAGEIVEARSIPTGSIEHRPVAWLTSPEPAERSVALGRFAAARSGEATALAEVDEFVENIASILTTLSWTIAPSLIVLGGGLEDAADVLLPRVRTALRDARTPAVELRATSLGRDAALIGAVKLALDRMDTELFGPLTPST from the coding sequence ATGCCCGGGATGAACCAGAGCGCCGTCCGACGCGTCAACACCTCGGTCGCCCTCCGGGCACTCGCCGTGTCGGCCGGGCCGATGACGCTGGCCGCGCTCGCCGAGCACACCGGCCTGTCCCGCCGCACCATCGAGCTCATCATGGACTCGCTCGTGGAGGCGGGCTGGGTGACCGAGCTGGACCGCGTGCCGACCAGCGGCAACGCCGGGCGCCCCGCCCGCCGTTATGAACTGCGGGCCGAACACGCGCTGTTGGCAGCCGTTTGCATCACCACCTCGGACGTGTCCGCGGTCATCGCCGATGTGCGCGGCCGCATCCTCGGCCGGGCGCACCGGCTGCTGCGTGCCTACCAGGATCCGCAAGTCACGCTCGACGACGCGGCGGCGCTGGTGCTGGAGGCGCTCGACGACGCGGGCGGGTCGACGGACCGGCTGCGCGCCGGTGCGGTCGCCAGCGGTGGCGCGATCGACGACCACGGGGTCGTCCGCCGCCTGGTGCACACGACGCGTTGGGAAGGCGTGCACCTGCCCGCAGAACTCAAGCGACGGATCCGGGTGCCCTGGTTCGCGGACAACGACACCAACCTCGGTGCGCTCGCCGAGCGCTGGCGGGGCGTGGCCGGAGACCACGACAACGTCGTATGGGCGATCCTCGGAAACCGGACGGGCCTCGGCATCCTCATCCGCGGAGCCGTACACCGCGGTCTGGACGGCTCCGCGGGTGAGATCGTCGAAGCGCGGTCGATACCGACCGGCTCGATCGAGCACCGCCCGGTGGCCTGGCTGACCTCACCGGAACCGGCCGAACGGAGCGTCGCGCTCGGCCGCTTCGCCGCGGCCCGGTCCGGAGAGGCGACCGCGCTCGCGGAGGTCGACGAATTCGTGGAGAACATCGCGTCGATCCTCACCACCTTGTCGTGGACCATCGCACCGTCGCTCATCGTGCTCGGCGGCGGCCTGGAAGACGCGGCCGATGTGCTGCTGCCCCGGGTGCGCACGGCGTTACGCGACGCTCGCACCCCTGCGGTCGAGTTGCGTGCCACCAGCCTGGGCCGCGACGCCGCGCTCATCGGCGCCGTCAAGCTGGCCCTCGACCGCATGGACACCGAACTGTTCGGCCCGCTCACCCCGAGCACATGA
- a CDS encoding VWA domain-containing protein, which produces MTDPTLERWRLLLGEPGSACLGGGQLGARAAARDAAMDWLYGRDEDLRRRGVRQGGTGESVLTTVDWLDDITRLFPKETVERLQRDAVERYEIHDVVTDPAVLARIEPNPALLKAVLRTKHLMNPQVLRLARRIVEQVVRQLMEKLATEVRSAFSGTKVRRPGRMRLARNFDMVRTLRANLGRYQPDTGKVVIETPFFFSRTRRHLEQWQVILLVDQSGSMVDSVIHSAVTAACLWGLPGVRTHLIAFDTEVVDLTADVDDPVELLMKAQLGGGTDIARAAAYGAGLVDQPRRAIVVLISDFYEGGDPHRLVRVVRDLVAQGSKVLGLAALDEQANPAYDRGLAQRLADAGAYVGAMTPGELASFVAEHVGR; this is translated from the coding sequence ATGACCGACCCCACCCTTGAACGGTGGCGCCTGCTGCTCGGCGAGCCGGGCAGCGCCTGCCTCGGCGGAGGGCAGCTCGGTGCACGGGCCGCCGCCCGTGACGCGGCCATGGACTGGCTCTACGGCCGCGACGAGGACCTGCGCCGACGTGGTGTACGGCAAGGCGGGACAGGCGAATCAGTGCTGACCACCGTTGACTGGCTCGACGACATCACCCGGCTGTTCCCCAAGGAGACCGTCGAACGACTGCAACGTGACGCGGTCGAACGTTACGAGATCCATGACGTGGTGACCGACCCGGCCGTGCTGGCGCGCATCGAACCGAATCCCGCGCTGCTCAAGGCGGTGCTGCGGACGAAGCACCTGATGAACCCGCAGGTGCTGCGGCTGGCCAGGCGGATCGTGGAGCAGGTCGTCCGGCAGCTGATGGAGAAACTCGCCACCGAGGTTCGGAGCGCGTTCTCCGGCACCAAGGTGCGACGGCCCGGCCGGATGCGGCTGGCCCGCAATTTCGACATGGTCAGGACCCTGCGCGCCAACCTCGGCCGCTACCAGCCCGACACCGGCAAGGTGGTGATCGAGACCCCGTTCTTCTTCTCCCGCACCCGCCGCCACCTCGAGCAGTGGCAGGTGATCCTGCTCGTCGACCAGTCCGGGTCGATGGTCGACTCAGTGATCCACTCGGCGGTCACGGCGGCCTGCCTGTGGGGGTTGCCGGGGGTGCGCACCCACCTGATCGCCTTCGATACCGAAGTGGTGGACCTGACCGCCGACGTCGACGATCCGGTGGAGTTGCTGATGAAGGCCCAGCTCGGCGGCGGCACCGACATCGCGCGGGCGGCGGCGTACGGCGCGGGCCTGGTGGATCAGCCGCGCCGGGCGATCGTCGTGCTGATCTCCGACTTCTACGAGGGCGGTGATCCGCACCGGTTGGTGCGCGTCGTGCGCGACCTGGTGGCGCAGGGCAGCAAGGTGCTGGGCCTGGCCGCCCTCGACGAGCAGGCCAATCCCGCCTACGACCGGGGGCTGGCGCAGCGCCTGGCCGATGCCGGAGCCTACGTGGGTGCGATGACACCCGGCGAACTGGCGTCCTTCGTGGCGGAGCACGTGGGCCGATGA
- a CDS encoding GMC oxidoreductase yields MTDTSRTDVLIVGSGIMGSVVARLLREADPALDITMVDGGNAIGEAPGLHLHDLDDPVLWSRYNEQVATGIQGMYTGAEVVREVADSLTDLTPGMFHALAFGEDAEAMPATALAWNAGGMGVHWTAATPWPAGDEVFDFGDPDGWAADLDTARRLLAVTPSAIGPTQVGRMVLDVLRRRFDGVGSGDRRPQPMPMAVTATASGPMPRTAPGTIFPAIATGGDPGFSLMTGTLATTLIVSDGRVAGARLRRIADGAEWELLADAVVVCADALRTPQLLFASGIRPAALGRYLNEHAFITARVLLDLDRFGIGLDALPLPRPGEFSTDVLWLPQNGAAQPFHGQIMNRTYVDEDGHPLAHSVGLSLYAPVESRPENRLVFSEAETDLAGMPRITVEFGYSDADRTLIGRALDEVRSIAEECGSFDPTTECALLPPGSSLHQTGTVRTGLADDGTSVCDPDGRVWGFDNLYVAGNGVIPTAMAANVTLTGAVTAVRAARAVAGRHGAPVQSVAGRHAAPATHREEARS; encoded by the coding sequence GTGACCGACACCTCCCGCACCGATGTCCTCATCGTGGGCAGCGGCATCATGGGATCTGTCGTGGCCCGACTGCTGCGAGAGGCCGATCCGGCGCTGGACATCACGATGGTCGACGGCGGCAACGCGATCGGCGAGGCCCCCGGCCTGCACCTGCACGACCTCGATGACCCGGTCCTCTGGTCGCGCTACAACGAACAGGTCGCCACCGGCATCCAGGGCATGTACACGGGCGCCGAAGTGGTGCGTGAGGTCGCCGACAGCCTCACCGACCTGACGCCCGGCATGTTCCACGCGCTCGCCTTCGGCGAGGACGCCGAGGCGATGCCGGCGACCGCGCTTGCGTGGAACGCGGGCGGCATGGGCGTGCACTGGACCGCCGCGACGCCGTGGCCAGCCGGAGACGAGGTGTTCGACTTCGGTGACCCGGACGGCTGGGCGGCGGACCTGGACACCGCCCGCCGGTTGCTCGCGGTCACGCCGTCCGCGATCGGCCCGACCCAGGTCGGCCGGATGGTGCTCGACGTCCTGCGCCGGCGCTTCGACGGCGTCGGATCCGGCGACCGGCGACCGCAGCCGATGCCCATGGCCGTCACCGCGACGGCATCGGGTCCCATGCCGCGAACGGCCCCCGGGACGATCTTCCCCGCGATCGCGACAGGCGGGGACCCGGGGTTCAGCCTGATGACCGGCACGCTCGCCACGACGCTCATCGTCTCCGACGGCCGGGTCGCCGGGGCCCGGCTGCGCCGCATCGCCGACGGAGCCGAGTGGGAACTCCTGGCCGACGCCGTGGTGGTGTGCGCCGACGCGCTGCGCACCCCGCAGCTGCTGTTCGCCTCGGGCATCCGGCCCGCGGCACTGGGCCGCTACCTCAACGAGCACGCGTTCATCACCGCCCGGGTGCTCCTCGACCTCGACCGGTTCGGCATCGGCCTCGATGCCCTGCCCCTGCCGCGCCCCGGCGAGTTCAGCACGGACGTGCTCTGGCTCCCTCAGAACGGAGCGGCACAGCCGTTCCACGGCCAGATCATGAACCGTACGTACGTGGATGAAGACGGCCACCCCCTCGCGCACTCCGTGGGCCTGTCGCTGTACGCCCCCGTCGAGTCACGCCCCGAGAACCGGCTCGTGTTCTCGGAAGCAGAGACCGACCTCGCCGGGATGCCGCGGATCACCGTCGAGTTCGGCTACTCCGACGCCGACCGCACGCTGATCGGCCGCGCGCTCGACGAAGTCCGGTCGATCGCCGAGGAGTGCGGCTCGTTCGATCCCACGACCGAGTGTGCGCTGCTGCCGCCCGGTTCGTCGCTGCACCAGACCGGCACCGTCCGGACCGGCCTGGCCGACGACGGCACCAGCGTGTGCGACCCGGACGGCCGGGTGTGGGGCTTCGACAACCTGTACGTCGCCGGCAACGGTGTGATCCCCACCGCGATGGCCGCCAATGTCACCCTGACCGGCGCGGTGACCGCCGTACGGGCCGCCCGCGCGGTCGCCGGACGACACGGGGCGCCCGTACAGTCCGTCGCCGGACGACACGCGGCACCCGCCACACATCGAGAGGAAGCACGATCGTGA
- a CDS encoding 2OG-Fe(II) oxygenase family protein: MARDRRFHRGRPGLLRPRRPGRTHAHPDLRRRSPPGSRVLRPAHRPLHRRAAHEQLRPARRNDHPRRRPRRDGEHTDFGIVTVLWADQVAGLQVLGRDERWHDVAPADGALLVNLGDLTARLTNDRWMSTLHRVKPPIVDGTIKRRRSAAFFHDGNPDAVIETLASHHDASGLAYEPITVRDHIKAKLAGSRQGKKNLAAVREAARVLAAAERDL; this comes from the coding sequence GTGGCCCGAGATCGGCGGTTTCACCGAGGCCGTCCAGGCCTACTTCGACCACGCCGGCCGGGTCGCACGCACGCTCACCCGGATCTTCGCCGACGCTCTCCGCCTGGATCCCGAGTTCTTCGCCCGGCTCACCGACCACTCCATCGACGTGCTGCGCATGAACAACTACGCCCTGCCCGAAGGAACGATCACCCTCGACGGCGACCTCGTCGGGATGGGGAGCACACCGACTTCGGGATCGTCACCGTCCTGTGGGCCGACCAGGTCGCCGGCCTCCAGGTCCTCGGCCGGGACGAACGCTGGCACGATGTCGCGCCGGCCGACGGCGCCCTGCTGGTCAACCTCGGCGACCTCACGGCCCGGCTCACCAACGACCGGTGGATGTCGACCCTGCACCGCGTCAAGCCCCCCATCGTGGACGGCACGATCAAGCGCCGCCGCTCAGCCGCCTTCTTCCACGACGGCAACCCCGACGCTGTCATCGAGACGCTGGCCAGTCACCATGACGCCTCCGGGCTGGCCTACGAACCGATCACGGTCCGGGACCACATCAAGGCCAAGCTGGCCGGATCACGGCAGGGCAAGAAGAACCTCGCCGCGGTACGGGAAGCCGCACGCGTCCTGGCCGCAGCGGAAAGGGATCTATAA
- a CDS encoding carboxylesterase family protein — translation MDSLDSPGEQVSVHAPAGTIIGRRTGRVRRFLGIPYAAAPIGARRFAPPVPRGRLPEPFDASRHGATAQRVPLYATTTIPEPSIPGDDVLNLGIVAPAADDDMPLPVLVWIHGGGFLAGSPASPWYDGRAFARDGVVCVTVGYRLGVDGFAPLDDVLPNLGLRDLLLALDWVQENIAAFGGDPDRVTVAGQSAGGAAVLALLSSPAGSGRFHRAVSLSGGIFDVGADAARDVLERLGHRLGVPPTRAGFGSRTVEQIQQGVISLRNEQGDDDPLVLVPCVGDDILPVPIADGLTVHGHDIPVLLGATGDEFDGGARPDVTAAARAAGTRVTDTLFRSACARTAAARRQAIAGTWLYSFEWPSPVFGGAAHCIDIPFFFDVLDAPGVPQALGPNPPADLATLMHADLVGFVRGQEPAWGRATGALGDPAREYGRPGAALAADTTGVYDPVVPAMSQAAEPC, via the coding sequence ATGGACTCACTCGACTCCCCCGGCGAGCAGGTCAGCGTTCATGCTCCCGCAGGCACGATCATCGGCCGTCGCACCGGCCGGGTGCGGCGCTTCCTCGGCATCCCCTACGCCGCAGCACCCATCGGTGCCCGGCGGTTCGCCCCGCCGGTCCCACGTGGCCGGCTCCCGGAGCCGTTCGACGCGTCCCGGCACGGTGCCACCGCGCAGCGGGTGCCGCTGTACGCCACGACGACCATTCCGGAGCCGTCGATACCGGGCGACGACGTGCTCAACCTCGGCATCGTCGCCCCGGCCGCGGACGACGACATGCCCTTGCCCGTCCTGGTATGGATTCACGGCGGCGGTTTCCTCGCCGGCAGCCCGGCCAGCCCGTGGTACGACGGCCGCGCCTTCGCCCGCGACGGCGTCGTCTGCGTCACCGTCGGCTACCGGCTGGGCGTCGACGGATTCGCCCCGCTGGACGACGTCCTCCCGAATCTCGGGCTGCGCGACCTGCTGCTCGCCCTGGACTGGGTACAGGAGAACATCGCCGCTTTCGGCGGCGATCCTGACCGGGTCACCGTCGCCGGCCAGTCGGCCGGGGGCGCGGCGGTGCTCGCGCTGCTCTCCTCACCCGCGGGCAGCGGCCGTTTCCACCGCGCGGTCAGCCTGTCCGGCGGCATCTTCGACGTAGGCGCGGACGCCGCACGCGACGTCCTCGAACGGCTCGGGCACCGGCTCGGCGTGCCGCCGACGCGCGCCGGATTCGGCAGCCGCACCGTCGAACAGATCCAGCAGGGTGTCATCAGCCTGCGGAACGAGCAGGGCGACGACGACCCGCTCGTGCTCGTACCGTGCGTCGGCGACGACATCCTGCCGGTGCCCATCGCCGACGGGCTCACCGTCCATGGTCACGACATCCCCGTGCTGCTCGGCGCGACGGGCGACGAGTTCGACGGCGGCGCCCGGCCGGACGTCACAGCCGCCGCCCGCGCGGCGGGCACCCGCGTGACGGACACGCTGTTCCGCTCCGCCTGCGCGCGCACTGCGGCCGCCCGCCGCCAAGCCATCGCCGGCACCTGGCTGTATTCCTTCGAATGGCCCTCCCCCGTGTTCGGCGGCGCCGCGCACTGCATTGACATCCCGTTCTTCTTCGACGTGCTCGACGCACCTGGAGTCCCTCAGGCGCTCGGACCGAACCCGCCCGCCGACCTGGCCACGTTGATGCATGCCGATCTGGTCGGGTTCGTACGGGGCCAGGAGCCGGCCTGGGGGCGGGCGACCGGCGCGCTCGGCGATCCGGCGCGCGAATACGGCCGGCCAGGAGCGGCGCTCGCGGCCGACACCACGGGCGTGTACGACCCCGTGGTACCCGCGATGTCCCAGGCGGCGGAGCCGTGCTGA